TAGGGCAGATGCACGCCCGGCCCGCCGGCGGTCAGGTCCTCCACCACCACGGGTTCTCCCGTCTCCAGCACCTTCCCCAGCACGGTACCCTCCGGCCGGACGCCGCCTGCCCTGGCCCCGAGCTCCGCACCCATGCCCAGGCTCCCCTTCAGCACCAGCTCACCCGTCTCCTCATCAAGCAGCTGCAGGGCACACCGCTCCGCCCCCAGAACCTCCCTGACGCTCCCCAGAGCCGACTCCACCACCGCATCCACGTCCAGGCTGCCCGACACCACCCGCCCCACCTCGGTCAACCGCTCCAGCGTGGCCGCTCTCAGCTTGAGCTCGCGGAAAAGGCGGGCATTCTCAAGGACCAGAGCAAGGCTGGTGCCCAGCGTGGTCAGAAACGCGGTCTCGTCTTCGGCAAAACCCGCACCTTCCGGCCTGCCGGCCACGGTCAGCACGCCCGTTACCCTGCCCCCAACCATCAGGGGTAAGGCTACCGCCGGCCGCCTTTCTTCGGCCGTGTCACCTCCGGGCCGGCTGTTAAATTGAACGGAGCGGGTCTCTCGCTCAACAGCAGCAACCACTTCGCCCGACGGCACCACCCGGAACTCGTCACAGGACTCCACAGTGGCTGCCACCTCGGCCGCCGTTGCAGCTGGCGTCGCCTTGCCCAGCATTACCACCGACCCGCTGGTGGCACCGGTCAACTCCAGCACCGCCTCGAGCGTCTGCCGGGCGACCTCGGCCACCTCGAGGCTCCCGGAAACGGTCCGGCTGAACTCAAAGAGAGCGGCAAGCTGGTCCACCTTCCTGCCAAGTTCCTGCTTGGCGTAGAGCAGCCGGGTCACGGTGTCCGTCACCTTCCGTATGACCGCCATGACCGTCCGTAGTCGCTCTTCCGCCCAGAGTGGCACCGCCCCGGCCGCCTCAAGAAGCTTTTCCGGATCAATACCCGTTTCCCGGGCCAGCCGCGCCACCGCCTCCTCCGCCAGCGGCCGCAGGGCCACGTTGCCGCCTAGCACCACCGCTACCGCCTCTCCGGCCGCCTGCAGGGGAACCGCCAGATGCACCAGCCCGGCATGGCAGGTGTCGAGAACCTCCCTCCCCGCAGCCGCAGCAGCCCTCGCAGAGGCTGCATGCGAAGCCGCACACCTGGCCCGCGCTTCCGGATTGCTGTCGAGCACGGCGCAGAAAGAACACAGGTTGGACGGGTCGGTCAGCGGACGGCCGTCCGGGTACGCAACCATGACGGCCAGCCCCAGAA
This Bacillota bacterium DNA region includes the following protein-coding sequences:
- a CDS encoding PocR ligand-binding domain-containing protein, giving the protein MGLWELQESMGGILGLAVMVAYPDGRPLTDPSNLCSFCAVLDSNPEARARCAASHAASARAAAAAGREVLDTCHAGLVHLAVPLQAAGEAVAVVLGGNVALRPLAEEAVARLARETGIDPEKLLEAAGAVPLWAEERLRTVMAVIRKVTDTVTRLLYAKQELGRKVDQLAALFEFSRTVSGSLEVAEVARQTLEAVLELTGATSGSVVMLGKATPAATAAEVAATVESCDEFRVVPSGEVVAAVERETRSVQFNSRPGGDTAEERRPAVALPLMVGGRVTGVLTVAGRPEGAGFAEDETAFLTTLGTSLALVLENARLFRELKLRAATLERLTEVGRVVSGSLDVDAVVESALGSVREVLGAERCALQLLDEETGELVLKGSLGMGAELGARAGGVRPEGTVLGKVLETGEPVVVEDLTAGGPGVHLPYCSAEMRAAAVVPVRSGRKILGTLKVYSPVPRGWTEEEVSYLG